A genomic window from Bubalus bubalis isolate 160015118507 breed Murrah chromosome X, NDDB_SH_1, whole genome shotgun sequence includes:
- the BEX4 gene encoding protein BEX4 — protein MASKEERAIESFNMEDAHQENERGDQASLKTGEESRDLGGGKVQKSGGTIRLGWVRRLVPNFRWAIPNRRIDHNEVGNNVEKPMGQIIEIKGKTKKQQMRYHVPYQTPEPDNHCEFCLIP, from the coding sequence ATGGCTTCCAAAGAGGAACGAGCAATAGAAAGTTTCAACATGGAAGATGCCCACCAGGAAAACGAACGAGGGGATCAGGCCTCTTTGAAGACTGGAGAGGAATCACGCGACTTGGGAGGGGGCAAAGTCCAGAAGTCTGGAGGAACTATCAGACTGGGATGGGTTAGACGACTTGTCCCTAATTTTCGATGGGCTATACCCAACAGGCGTATTGATCACAATGAAGTGGGAAATAATGTAGAAAAGCCTATGGGGCAGATAATAGAAATCAAGGGAAAGACTAAGAAGCAGCAGATGAGATATCATGTGCCCTATCAAACTCCTGAACCTGACAATCATTGTGAGTTTTGCCTTATACCTTGA